Below is a genomic region from Trichocoleus sp. FACHB-46.
CATAACCCTCATTCATCACTCTGGCAAAGAAAAAATTGAGTGGAAACTGAAAGCGCTTGCTCTGCCTATCTTTGAAACTCAATTTTCTAATTGTTTGCTCGATTTGTTGGAGTTAAGGCTCGATCGAAACATAGACTGGGTTTTAGAATTCACTTTAGCAGAAGTGATGAAACAGGGATAATCCCAGAGCATTTCGGTGATCCCCTCCTCCAGCTCCGATTCTTCCATCTCCTCTGCTTCAAAAGCCATTTGCTCTTGTAGAACTTCTACAATTTGCTGTGGGGCGATCGCGCTCAAGAGCAGCCGACACTGCTCTACTCGATTTGCGTACTCTACTGCGCTATCCACAGGGCTAATCCTCCAAAGCAGCGGGAATTAGCCGAATACAGTTGAGAAATAATTCAGAGAGTAGCGGGGAAATAAACTGAATAACTTTATCGACGTTCGCTTGAGTAGTGGGGTAATGTGCCTTCAAAAGGCAAGCTGTAATTGTTGAGCGATAAATTGCAATAACAGCAAAAATGTCTGGATGCTTCCGCAGCTCGCTAACCTTACGGATGCTTTGTTCACTACCTGCCATCCAAGTAGATGAGTGAGGGGTAGTATCTAAGCCCAAAGGGTTATCTGGAGCAGTAATTGAGTCTTCTATCTGCTTGAAAAAATCCTGCTCTAACTGCTTAATTTGAGCCTGCACCGTAAGAGCTAAATGCTTCAATTCATTTTCAGACAAAGACTTCCCGCAAGTTGCTGCCGTCTCTTGCAAGCTAGAGTAACGAAAAGCATCAATTTGAAGAACTTCTGGATCAGTTGCCAGTCGGGCCAGCAAGTTCTTAGGCTCCTCAAAGGGGCTAGGGTTCAACAAAAAGTTTGATGATTTAGAACTAGCTGTATCAGACCAAGGATCGGAGAGATTCCAATTGCTCTGCGGTTGAAGCATGCCTTGGCTATCTGGCTGCATCTGAATCAATTGCCCTTGGCAGCGGTTGAGGAGCCAGTTTGATACCTTCAACAACTCTGGAGATTCTGAATTTGACCAGTCAATGTAGCTCAGATACTCCTGGGCTGCTATATGCTCCTCATAGACATGGGTATCAAGGGCGGCAGCAAGCCGCTCAGCCACAGAACGGGCTGTACCATAATCAGAGTTTTCAATCAGAGCTTCATCTGTAACCGAGCCTGGTAATGTGCCTGCGACGAAGGTGACAATGCTGCTGTCATTACCGATCGCAACGGTGTACTGGTCAGGCATACCAGCCCCGGCACCAGAAAGTTTAATGAGGCGGACTCGTTTGGCATTACGCATCCGCATTAGCTCAGCACTATCGCTGGCTAGTCCATTGGATAACATATTCGGTTGTTTATAGAAAAGGCCGTAAAACCCACATGCTGTCTTTGGTGGGATATAAGGCGGTGAGTTGTGCAGCTCGATGCCGCTAAAACGAATAATCTTATGTCAGTCATGTTAACATAAGATCATGATTGTACTAGAGTTTAGGGCTTACGGTAAATCAAAGCAGTTCAGCGCCATTGATGAGGCTCTGAGAGCAGTTCAATTCATTCGTAACAAGGCTTTACGCTTTTGGATGGATGGGTTGGGCAAGTCTCAATACGACCTCAATAAATACTGTGCTGTACTAGCGAAAGAGTTTCCCTTTGCCAATGAACTCAACTCAATGGCCCGTCAAGCTGCGGCTGAACGGGCATGGAGCGCAATCAGTCGTTTTTACGACAACTGCAAGAAGCAAATTCCTGGCAAGAAGGGGTTTCCACGGTTTCAGAAAGACAATCGCTCGGTTGAATATAAATCATCCGGGTGGAAGCTGGCTGAAAATCGGAAGTCCATCACCTTCACTGACAAGAAAGGGATCGGCACATTAAAGCTGAAAGGCACTCGTGATTTGAACTTCTATCAACCTGACCAAATCAAACGAATCAGGTTAGTAAAAAGGGCCGACGGGTACTATGTGCACCTCTGCGTCAGTGTGGAACGTCGCGAGAAGATTGAACCCTTCGGAAGTGCCATCGGACTCGATGTGGGACTACAGGAGTTCTACACCGACTCCAAGGGTATGACCGTTGAGAATCCGCGTTTCCTCCGCAAGAGTGAACGCAGGTTGAAACAGGCTCAAAGGCGCGTATCGAAGCGGGTCAAAGGGTCAAAGAACAGAGGCAAAGCGAGGCAGATTTTAGGTAAGCGCCACCTCAAGATAAGTAGGCAGCGTAAAGACTTCGCCGTGAAGTTGGCGAGGTGCGTAGTTCGGTCTAACGACCTGATCGCCTACGAAGACTTGAGAATCAAAAACATGGTGCGGAATCATTGTCTTGCCAAGTCGATCAACGACGCATCCTGGTATCAGTTCCGCGTCTATTTGGAGTATTTCGGCAAAGTGTTCGGGAAGATCACTATCGCTGTAACACCTAACGGAACGAGCCAAGAGTGCTCTAGTTGTGGAACTGTGGTCAAGAAATCGCTCAGTACCAGAACGCACGTTTGCCAGTGCGGGACTGTGCTAGATCGTGACCACAATGCGGCTAGAAACATCCTAAGTCGAGGATTGAGTACGGCAGGGCATGTCGGAACTTTTGCGCTAGACGCAAGCAACGCTTGGGGAGAAGACACCGCTACTCTGGCTGGAGCAATCCTGCCTGAGCAAGTGACTTCGTAGAGCCAAGAATCCCACGTGCTTTAGCCGTGGGAGTGTCAAGATTTCAAAAGTGCAATGCGGCGATCGCAACCATACTCGTAACTCCTTCTATCCCAGAACCAGAAGCAACAAGGTTATCAGTCCCACAAGCGCCAACCCTTGAAGTACCAGCCATACGATTGCGAAAACAGCTTCAATTACCCACCGGAACGGAGAGAGTAGTACGTGTAGCGTGGTACTAACAATTAGGCGAATAATATCCGCAATAATGAGGCCAAAGACAAATCCTAGGCCCAAGCCAATTAGTAATAAATCCATAGAAATTCTTTAAAGATTTTGATGTTAGACAGCAGTAACATCACGCCTATTTAACAAGCAGAAAATTGCTGATGGCTTGCGTCAAAAAGCTACCTAAATAGAAGTAGACTCAAGCGTTCAAATGAAGAGAATAAAATGCTTAAGACTTTATTTAATTTTAATCAAAAACAAATTAAAAGTCAATATACACATAAGAATTAATTATATATTTGATGATATCAAAATTTATTAGACTTCATACTTACGCTGTCGATTTATAGTCTTAGCTTGCTGCGTATCCAATCCCAAATCTCTAAGTATTTCAACTTCTGACTCTGGCAGCAAGGTTCTAATTTTTTCCCAAGTTAGTAACCGATTATCAACTAGTTTTTGAATAGATTCCTGCGGAATATTGGAAAAGCTCTGAGCGATCGCCTTTAGTTCTGCTCGATTTAAAAAATGTAAGACTTTGAACCAATACTGAGAACGTGATCGCGCTGCCTTTCCCTTGGGAGTATCAGCATAGCTTGCATAAACTTCTTGAGCTAGACCTTTGTCGTAATATTTCTTCTGGCTAGCCCGACGTGCTTTTGCAAAAGACTTTTTTTTTGTGGGGGCTAAATTTGCTTTCCACCATTGTTGATAATGTTTCCCGCACCAACCTCTTGCTTTTGCTAACTCTTGGCATCCTGGCTCTATACAGGTTGCATTGATAGGTAGTTCCTCTGAGGCTTTATCTACGATTTTGTATAGCAAAGGCACACTAACAAAATGTCGCTGTGCAATCTCAAGAACAGACTCTTTTGTCTTGTCCTTGTGCTTATAAGCTTCAATAATGGATTGATTACGTTGATAACGTTTCTGAGGAGAAAGCCGAGCGGCAGACATGCAGAATTAAAGTGAATATCTGTCATATACTACCGCAGAGCTTCTATTTCCAGGGTATTTTGAATTTCTAATAAGTTCCACGGTTTGATATCTAACTCCGACAGAGGTTGTCCAGTTTCCGCATGCTTAAGCTGAATGAGTGGGATG
It encodes:
- a CDS encoding RNA-guided endonuclease TnpB family protein, with the protein product MIVLEFRAYGKSKQFSAIDEALRAVQFIRNKALRFWMDGLGKSQYDLNKYCAVLAKEFPFANELNSMARQAAAERAWSAISRFYDNCKKQIPGKKGFPRFQKDNRSVEYKSSGWKLAENRKSITFTDKKGIGTLKLKGTRDLNFYQPDQIKRIRLVKRADGYYVHLCVSVERREKIEPFGSAIGLDVGLQEFYTDSKGMTVENPRFLRKSERRLKQAQRRVSKRVKGSKNRGKARQILGKRHLKISRQRKDFAVKLARCVVRSNDLIAYEDLRIKNMVRNHCLAKSINDASWYQFRVYLEYFGKVFGKITIAVTPNGTSQECSSCGTVVKKSLSTRTHVCQCGTVLDRDHNAARNILSRGLSTAGHVGTFALDASNAWGEDTATLAGAILPEQVTS